Proteins from a genomic interval of Hoplias malabaricus isolate fHopMal1 chromosome 13, fHopMal1.hap1, whole genome shotgun sequence:
- the LOC136664607 gene encoding NXPE family member 3-like, whose product MYKLQCKVIIGIVSILFCCYFWPRLLGTKMNNACNPDTTFSRLMNSNDKNLSTPTPTSQFPNIFISAEELQSIEKALRWQAPPTAVTSVNQATSPYKSSYTLQNPQENYSVGDVITVLITARDGQGNLKTHGGDFFQTRLFNDELKASVFGEVVDHGNGTYTAIFKLLWAGQAKVAVRMIHSSESVEVILKHREQEPDKVYFVGVFKGNGQQEKMVCNVQRSVRLLTSPCCCEYKNPITGELWLCRKPQNLPCSAWVDHDMGGYQAQLTALESNLLHSNFSNVYLPGAITVLVSPRDLALGTNLTCVPGLHTPSPAGFYLNDRWTSLMCNVQPFRSAQQIAACLKDKQILMMGDSTLRQWYEYLLETVPTLKPLNLFTSSKSGPFEAVEIENNIRMVWRAHGLPLRTSLTPKADLHYIANELDTLAGGPHSVVVFTIWAHFTTYPLTTYLKRLSGIRSSILALLQRAPQTLVLIKSANTGYKDVYGSDWLSWQLDCAMRKMFEELPVVIVDVWQMTSCHYSPDDIHPPRVVIQNEVDIFLSFVCPR is encoded by the exons ATGTACAAATTGCAATGCAAAGTTATCATCGGTATTGTGAGCATTCTCTTCTGCTGCTATTTTTGG CCACGACTGCTTGGGACTAAAATGAACAATGCTTGCAACCCAGACACTACATTTTCCAGACTGATGAACAGCAACGACAAAAACCTGTCTACTCCTACACCTACTTCCCAGTTTCCCAACATCTTCATCTCAGCTGAAGAACTCCAGTCTATAGAAAAGGCACTGAGGTGGCAGGCCCCTCCAACTGCTGTGACTTCAGTCAATCAGGCGACAAGCCCTTACAAGAGTTCATACACTTTGCAGAACCCTCAGGAAAACTACAGTGTGGGGGACGTTATCACCGTGCTCATAACAGCGAGAGATGGTCAGGGGAATCTAAAAACCCATGGTGgagatttcttccaaacaagACTGTTTAATGATGAGCTGAAAGCCAGTGTGTTCGGAGAGGTGGTCGACCATGGTAATGGCACCTACACTGCTATCTTCAAACTGCTGTGGGCAGGTCAAGCTAAAGTCGCAGTACGGATGATACACTCCAGTGAGAGTGTAGAG GTGATACTTAAGCACAGGGAACAGGAACCAGACAAGGTGTATTTCGTGGGTGTGTTCAAAGGGAATGGTCAGCAGGAGAAGATGGTCTGTAATGTCCAAAGGAGTGTGAGGTTGCTAACGTCTCCATGCTGCTGCGAATACAAGAATCCCATTACTGGAGAATTGTGGCTTTGCCGTAAACCCCAAAACCTGCCATGTTCAGCCTGGGTGGACCACGATATGGGAGGGTACCAGGCTCAGCTGACCGCACTGGAGTCCAATCTGTTACATAG CAACttcagtaatgtttatttacCTGGAGCTATTACAGTGTTGGTGTCTCCTCGTGACCTGGCCTTAG gtaCGAATCTAACCTGTGTCCCAGGACTGCACACACCCTCACCAGCTGGTTTCTATCTGAATGATAGGTGGACGTCGTTGATGTGCAATGTCCAGCCATTCCGCTCAGCACAGCAGATTGCAGCATGTCTGAAAGACAAACAGATTCTGATGATGGGGGACTCCACACTAAGACAGTGGTATGAGTACCTGTTAGAAACTGTCCCGA CACTAAAGCCACTCAACCTGTTCACTTCGTCCAAGTCTGGGCCTTTTGAGGCAGTGGAGATTGAGAACAACATTCGGATGGTGTGGAGAGCTCACGGTCTTCCATTACGTACCTCCCTGACCCCCAAGGCGGACCTGCATTACATCGCCAATGAGCTGGACACTCTGGCTGGGGGTCCTCATTCAGTGGTGGTCTTCACCATCTGGGCTCATTTCACCACCTACCCGCTTACCACATACCTGAAGAGGCTCTCTGGAATCCGCAGCTCCATCCTCGCCCTCCTACAGAGGGCGCCACAGACCCTGGTGCTGATTAAATCTGCCAACACAGGATACAAAGACGTATATGGCAGCGATTGGTTGTCATGGCAACTGGACTGCGCCATGAGGAAAATGTTTGAGGAGCTGCCGGTTGTTATTGTTGACGTGTGGCAAATGACCTCATGTCACTATTCACCGGACGACATTCACCCACCTCGAGTAGTGATCCAGAACGAGGTGGACATTTTCCTCTCATTTGTGTGTCCacgatga
- the LOC136664412 gene encoding NXPE family member 3-like, with protein sequence MYKPQCKAIMIIFVIVSLFIYLYSGGLLMDLVTKISNTYQTDSFPLMDRKFANLSRLFSSTNLTFISAEELQSIEKALKWQAPPTAVTSVNQATSPSKSSYTLQNPQENYSVGDVITVLITARDGQGNLKTHGGDFFQTRLFNDELKASVFGEVVDHGNGTYTAIFKLLWAGQAKVAVRMIHSSESVEVLLKHREQEPDKVYFVGVFKGNGQQEKMVCNAQRSVRLLTSPCCCEYKNPITGEMWLCRKPQNLPCSAWVDHGMGGYQAQLTALESNLLHSKITNVYLPGDITVLVSPHDLTSGSNVKCVPGLHTPSPAGFYLNDKWTSLMCNAQSFLSAQQVAACLKDKQILMMGDSTLRQWYEYLLETVPTLKPLNLFTSSKSGPFEAVEIENNIRMVWRAHGPPLRTSLTPKADLHYIATELDTLAGGPHSVVVFTIWAHFTTYPLTTYLKRLSGIRSSIFALLQRAPQTLVLIKSANTGYKDVYGSDWLSWQLDCAMRKMFEELPVVIIDVWQMTSCHYSPDNIHPPRVVIQNEVDIFLSFVCPR encoded by the exons GGACTGCTCATGGATTTGGTGACTAAAATCAGCAATACTTACCAAACAGACAGTTTCCCTCTTATGGACCGAAAGTTTGCAAACTTATCTCGGCTCTTTTCTTCCACTAACCTCACCTTCATCTCAGCTGAAGAACTCCAGTCTATAGAAAAGGCACTGAAGTGGCAGGCCCCTCCCACTGCTGTGACTTCAGTCAATCAGGCAACGAGCCCCTCCAAGAGTTCATACACTTTGCAGAACCCTCAGGAAAACTACAGTGTGGGGGACGTTATCACCGTGCTCATAACAGCGAGAGATGGTCAGGGGAATCTAAAAACCCATGGTGGGGATTTCTTCCAAACAAGACTGTTTAATGATGAGCTCAAAGCCAGTGTGTTCGGAGAGGTGGTCGACCATGGTAATGGCACCTACACTGCTATCTTCAAACTGCTGTGGGCAGGTCAAGCTAAAGTCGCAGTACGGATGATACACTCCAGTGAGAGTGTAGAG GTGCTACTTAAGCACAGGGAACAGGAACCAGACAAGGTGTATTTCGTGGGTGTGTTCAAAGGGAACGGTCAGCAGGAGAAGATGGTCTGTAATGCCCAAAGGAGTGTGAGGTTGCTAACGTCTCCATGCTGCTGCGAATACAAGAATCCCATTACTGGAGAAATGTGGCTTTGCCGTAAACCCCAAAACCTGCCATGTTCAGCCTGGGTGGACCACGGTATGGGAGGGTACCAGGCTCAGCTGACCGCACTGGAGTCCAATCTGTTACATAG CAAAATCACTAATGTTTATTTGCCTGGAGATATTACAGTGTTGGTGTCTCCTCATGATCTGACCTCAG gttcaaatgtgaagtgtgtcccagGACTTCACACACCATCACCAGCTGGTTTCTATCTGAATGATAAGTGGACATCTTTGATGTGCAATGCACAGTCATTCCTCTCAGCACAACAGGTTGCAGCATGTCTGAAAGACAAACAGATTCTAATGATGGGGGATTCCACGCTAAGACAGTGGTATGAGTACCTGTTAGAAACTGTCCCGA CACTAAAGCCACTCAACCTGTTCACTTCGTCCAAGTCTGGGCCTTTTGAGGCAGTGGAGATTGAGAACAACATTCGGATGGTGTGGAGAGCTCACGGTCCTCCATTACGTACCTCCTTGACCCCCAAGGCGGACCTGCATTACATCGCCACTGAGCTGGACACTCTGGCTGGGGGTCCTCATTCAGTGGTGGTCTTCACCATCTGGGCTCATTTCACCACCTACCCGCTTACCACATACCTGAAGAGGCTCTCTGGAATCCGCAGCTCCATCTTCGCCCTCCTACAGAGGGCGCCACAGACCCTGGTGCTGATTAAATCTGCCAACACAGGATACAAGGACGTATATGGCAGCGATTGGTTGTCATGGCAACTGGACTGCGCCATGAGGAAGATGTTTGAAGAGTTGCCAGTTGTCATTATTGACGTGTGGCAAATGACCTCATGTCACTATTCACCGGACAACATTCACCCACCTCGAGTAGTGATCCAGAACGAGGTGGACATTTTTCTCTCATTTGTGTGTCCacgatga